The bacterium genome includes the window TCGCGCGTAAATCCAGACATTTTGTAGCCGCCGTAAGGCATTGCGGCGTCATACATATTGTAGGTGTTAATCCAAACGGTGCCGGCTTTTATCTTTTTTGCAAGGGTGTGCGCTTTTTTTATGTCACGCGTCCAGATGCCTGCGGCTAACCCATAATAGGTTTGATTTGCTTTTAAGACGGCATCGTCAAAATTTTTGAATCGCATAGTTGACAGCACCGGGCCGAATATTTCCTCCGTGGCAATTTTCATTTTTTGTTCTACTTGTGAAAACACGGTTGGCTGAAAAAAATATCCGTCATTTCCGATTCGATTTCCTCCGGCAAGAAGTTTGGCTCCCTCTGATTTTCCGGATTCGACGTACTGCATAACCTTGTTGAGCTGTATGTCAGAAGTGAGCGGGCCCAGTTTGGTCTCAGGATTAAGAGGGTCGCCCGGAACCATTTTTTCGGCGCGTGCCGCGAGTTTTTCTATGAATTCATCGTGAATAGTTTCTTCGATAAGTAACCGCGATCCGGCCGTGCATACTTCGCCTTTATTGTAAAAGATTGCAGCAGCAGCCATTTTCACTGTAGTATCGATGTCAGTGTCTGCAAAAATGATATTTGGAGATTTTCCGCCGAGTTCAAGCGACAATCGTTTCATCGTCAGCGATGCAGTGCGCATGATCTCCTGTCCGGTCGAAGTGGAACCAGTGAATGCAATGCCGTCAATATCCGGATGATCTACCAATGCGGCGCCTGCAGTCTTTCCGTATCCGGTAACCACGTTAAAAACGCCTTCGGGCAGGCCGGATTCGGCAACGAGTTCGGCTAATTTAAGTGTGCTAAGCGGCGTGAATTCAGACGGTTTTACTACCACGGTATTTCCAGCGGCGAGGGCGGCAGCAATTTTTCGTGCAGCGGTGATCAAAGGAAAATTCCACGGAATGATCAGGCCAATGACTCCAAGAGGTTCCCGAAGAGTATAGTTAAAATAATTTCCGTTAACCGGAATGGTCTCGCCTTCGATTTTTGATGCGGCTCCTGCATAATATGCAAAAATGTCAACCGTGACAGGTACTTCAATATTTTTCGTTTCTGAAATTGGTTTGCCGCAATCAATCGTTTCGAGGTAGGCAAGTTCGTCGGCATTTTTTGAAATTAGTTCACTGATCTTCCAAAGGTATTTTCCACGCCGGCTTCCGCTGGTTTTTGACCATTTACTCCCATCATCAAAAGCTTTTCGCGCAGCTGCGACAGCGACATCGATGTCGGCCTTGTCTCCCTCTGAGATTTGCGACAGCGATTTTCCAGTAGCAGGGTTGATTGTATCGAATTTCGTGCCGGAAATACTGTCTATATAATTATTGTTAATAAATAATTTAGTGTTCTTTATTTCAAAAGTCTTAACATTGGCGGGCGAGTTCATTTTACCTCTGAGTAATAATGAAAAATGATGAGTAGATATAGCATTTACAGTGACATAACCTAAAAAGGAAACGATACAAAGTCAAGCATTTTTAGCTCTATTAACAAGTTATAAACATAGGTGTAAAGATAAGTTTACGGAGATTTATGATAGATTTTAGCGTGTAAAATGAAGATTATCAAACGCAGTGAAAAGCACTCTTAATTGGGAAACTTTTCACTGCATTTGAATAGTATGTAAATCTAATTCATTGCTTTATATCGTTCCAGATTTTGTTCAAATTCTTTCCGCATTCTGGATTTTTCGGGTATCAGCTTTACTGCCAGTTCGCCAA containing:
- a CDS encoding aldehyde dehydrogenase family protein encodes the protein MNSPANVKTFEIKNTKLFINNNYIDSISGTKFDTINPATGKSLSQISEGDKADIDVAVAAARKAFDDGSKWSKTSGSRRGKYLWKISELISKNADELAYLETIDCGKPISETKNIEVPVTVDIFAYYAGAASKIEGETIPVNGNYFNYTLREPLGVIGLIIPWNFPLITAARKIAAALAAGNTVVVKPSEFTPLSTLKLAELVAESGLPEGVFNVVTGYGKTAGAALVDHPDIDGIAFTGSTSTGQEIMRTASLTMKRLSLELGGKSPNIIFADTDIDTTVKMAAAAIFYNKGEVCTAGSRLLIEETIHDEFIEKLAARAEKMVPGDPLNPETKLGPLTSDIQLNKVMQYVESGKSEGAKLLAGGNRIGNDGYFFQPTVFSQVEQKMKIATEEIFGPVLSTMRFKNFDDAVLKANQTYYGLAAGIWTRDIKKAHTLAKKIKAGTVWINTYNMYDAAMPYGGYKMSGFTRECGMEAIYEFYTQVKSVWVDLN